CCTTCAAATGAAAAATTAATTAAGAGTGGCTATGTAGATCAAGCACGCTTGCGAGAAGCGATTTATGAAAGTCGGCGGAAGGGACGTTCGCTGCTAGCGATCCTGCAGAAGATGACGGGGAAACCTTTACCCCCCCGACTTCTCCGGCAAATCAAGCGTCAGCAGCTATTCGAGTTAAAAATTCTCTATGGACTGGATTGTCTCGATCCTGAGCTGACCCAGGTTGACTTTGACGAAATTGACCGTTTGATTCGCACGGTCATTCCTCTCGACTACTGTCGTCGCTACCAGATTTTGCCCCTCGCTCTCAATGCCGACGTCGATCCACCGGTTGTCCGTGTGGGCATGGTCAATCCGGACCACCTCAGTGCCATTGATGATGTTGACTATTTGCTGCGCTCCAATGGGATGACCTTCCAGCGGGTTGTTCTAGATTTGGATACTTTCCAAATGCTGATCGCCAAGTTCTTGGACGCTCAAGCCAAGCGTCAGGCCACCATCCAAGCAAACCTGCCCGTTGAATACGGCCTAGAAGATGATCTCGATCGCCTCGGAGGCATTGAAGATCTCTCCACCAATGATGCAGATATCAATCTGGATGAAGCATTACTCGATGAAAATGCAGCGCCAGTCATTTCTCTAGTGAATAAAATATTGGCAAAAGCATTACAAAACGGCATTTCTGATATTCATATTGAGCCGCAGGAAGACAATTTGCGCGTTCGTTTTCGCAAAGATGGCTTATTGCATAATGCGTTTCAGCCCCTACCTCGGCGCATTGCCCCTGCCCTCGTCTCCCGTTTCAAAATCATCGCCAACTTAGATATCGCCGAACGGCGTTTACCTCAAGATGGTCGGATTCTCCGGCTATTTCAGGGCCGCAAAGTTGACTTTCGTGTCAGTACCTTGCCGAGTCGCTATGGCGAAAAGGTCGTTTTGCGGATCTTAGACAATTCTTCCATGCAGCTCGGCCTCAACCATCTGATTGATGACCCTGCCAGCCTTGAGATTGTCCGAGAAATGGTGGATCGCCCCTTTGGATTGATTTTGGTGACCGGCCCTACGGGTTCTGGTAAAACGACGACTCTTTACTCCGCCCTGACGGAGCGCAATACCCCTGAAGTCAATATCAGCACTGTTGAGGATCCCATTGAATATACCCTACAGGGGATTACCCAGGTACAGGTCCTGCGGGAAAAAGGCATGGACTTTGCCTCCATTCTGCGGGCCTTTCTGCGACAAGACCCGGATGTCCTACTCGTGGGTGAGACGCGGGACAAGGAAACGGCTAAAACGGCCATTGAGGCCGCGTTAACGGGACACTTGGTGTTAACGACCCTACATACCAACGACGCAGCCAGCGCCATTGTGCGTTTGGCGGAGATGGATGTTGAACCGTTTATGGTTTCAGCGTCCTTATTGGGTGTGGTGGCTCAACGACTCGTCCGCCGCCTCTGTCCAGACTGTCGGATTCCCTATCGTCCGTCCCCAGAAAAGCTGGCTCAGTTTGGGTTAATGGCTTCGGCCAAAACAGAAATCACCTTTTACAAGGCTAATACCTCTACG
The genomic region above belongs to Acaryochloris sp. CCMEE 5410 and contains:
- a CDS encoding GspE/PulE family protein yields the protein MENNSSKRELLVRNNFSPSNEKLIKSGYVDQARLREAIYESRRKGRSLLAILQKMTGKPLPPRLLRQIKRQQLFELKILYGLDCLDPELTQVDFDEIDRLIRTVIPLDYCRRYQILPLALNADVDPPVVRVGMVNPDHLSAIDDVDYLLRSNGMTFQRVVLDLDTFQMLIAKFLDAQAKRQATIQANLPVEYGLEDDLDRLGGIEDLSTNDADINLDEALLDENAAPVISLVNKILAKALQNGISDIHIEPQEDNLRVRFRKDGLLHNAFQPLPRRIAPALVSRFKIIANLDIAERRLPQDGRILRLFQGRKVDFRVSTLPSRYGEKVVLRILDNSSMQLGLNHLIDDPASLEIVREMVDRPFGLILVTGPTGSGKTTTLYSALTERNTPEVNISTVEDPIEYTLQGITQVQVLREKGMDFASILRAFLRQDPDVLLVGETRDKETAKTAIEAALTGHLVLTTLHTNDAASAIVRLAEMDVEPFMVSASLLGVVAQRLVRRLCPDCRIPYRPSPEKLAQFGLMASAKTEITFYKANTSTSDDILATANTEDACPTCSGIGYSGRCGVYEVMQVTEKLKGLITEGAPTEHIKEVAVEEGMQTLLAYSLKLVEQGATSLEEVERVTFSDSGLKTELKAKRKTALNCHVCNAGLLPEWLDCPYCLTPRFAEHHPANQL